CGAGTCTTTCTCTGGCGTCGATGCTCAATAAGAGGTTTTTTGACCCAAAGTTGAAGAAAAGTTAAGGCCTCAGACTAGAAGCTGAAAAGATCAGGAAAATGAGATATAGAGCTTCTGTTTTTCGACGAAAGGAATTTATTTATGATGAAACAAAAGTTTTCCAAAATATTCGCGAGCATTTCATTTTTTGCTCTTTTAGGTCTTTCAGTTACGACTTCTGCACAAACGTTGGCGGCGACTCCAGAATTCTGCGAAGCGATTAAGCCGACGAGCTCTGTTTACTTCAATGCCAGCAGCTACATCGGTCCTGACGTTGTTCAACTATGCCAAAAGAGTCTGCAAGGCCAAGAAGTTCAAAACTGCCTACGCGAAGCCTTCGAGTGGAAAAACTGGGCGCGCCTTTGCAAGATGCCGATGCCGCAGTAATTTCTCCGTGAAAGAAGTGAAAATTGTTTAGTCGAGGAATTCATCTTTAAAAACAATGTATTCCTCATATATAGAGGCTGAAAGCTCATGCAGATTCAGCCTCTTTTTAATGCGTGCCCATGTAGTTCCATTTTGAAAGATCGCCCGGTGATCTTTTAATTCTCAGATTGCGTATATCCTCAGCGAAACGGGACGTCTCTTGTAGAATGTCTCTGAGCGACCGATAAGAACTTGAATTATTTGTTCTTCGGGGAGCGTCTATGGTTCAGCAATGTAGAGATCTTTCATTGAATATTCTTCGGCATATCATTTTGATTCTTGTTGCATCTTTTGTTGTGCTGGCTGCCCAGGCTCAAACTCATAAAGGTATTTCATTTCAAGGGGTCATTAAACTTCCGGATGGAGAATACCCAAATAAATCGGGCCTCACCGTAGATGCTTATATTCTGTCACCTAATAACTGTATTCTTCGTCAGGAGCAGTTCAGTGGTGTGAGTATCGTGAATGGCTATATTAACTTAGTCGTTGGGACGGGGCTTGTCGGGGGGGATGATCCGGGTTTAAGCCTTAAGAAGGTCATGGATAACTCAGCGGTGATTGCTAATGGGCCGACTCAACCGGCTGGACTGATTTGCTTGAATCCTGACGGTTCTATCAATGGCGCCGTCACCAGCTTTAACCCGGCCTCAGGCAATGGAGCGAGAAAATTCAGGTTGAGTCTTTCTATCGATGCCTTGCCTGTTGTGGCTGACTTCAATATGCGATCTGTGGCTTACGCACTCAATGCTGAAACTTTAAATGGTCGAACCGAAGATAGTTTTGTCAAAACCAGTACAAACATCACGCAAATCGGCGTCGAAGCCTGGTTTGCAAGTACCGTCATCGGCGAATTGCTGGCAAACACCTACAACGCGCCAACGGCGACAACGATCACCGGCACGATTGCATCCAATAAGGTGACTGGTCTCGCGACGGTAGCAACCAGCGGCAGCTATAATGATCTTAGCAATAAGCCTTCTATTCCCAATATCCCAAGTCAGACTGGCCACGCTGGAAAATATCTGACGACCGACGGAAGTATTTTGTCTTGGTCGACAGTCACGAGTGGTGGCTCTGGCACTATCACGGAAGTTGTTGCGGGAACAGGATTAAGTGGTGGCGGTACTTCTGGCGCGGTCACAGTGAATTTGGCAAATGTCGGGACCTCTGGCACCTATACAAAAGTGACGACGGACGCGCAGGGCAGAGTGACGGCAGGAACGACACTGAGTGCCGCCGATATTCCTGCATTGGATGCGGCGAAGATTACCAGTGGAACTTTTGCCGACAGTCTTCTTGCGGGATTGTCTATCGATAAGCTGCTTAATGGCGCTGGGAAATATTTGAATTACAAACCAAACAACGTGGCTTGTGGTAATAATGAAGTGTTGAAATACGACACCTCTTTGAACTCCGGTGGCGGAGGTTGGAAGTGTGCAGTGGACGACAATAGTGGTGTCGGATCAGAGAGCGATCCGACGGTGCAGGCTTTCGCGAAAAATGCGCCGGGTTCGGGTCTTATAGTGAATGGCTCCAATCAATTGGTTATTGATGCGGGATCGACTGCGAATAAAGTGGTCAAACTGGATGGCTCAGCCCGCTTGCCAGCAGTAGATGGATCCCAGTTGACCGGCTTGCCTACGCCGTCAAGTTTTTCGGGTTCTCTTTCTGGTGATGTCAGTGGTGGACAAGGTAGTACCAAGGTTGACAAAATTAACGGTGTTTCTGTCGCTGCGGCAGTCGCAGCGGATGACGGAAAATATTTGAAGTATGTTCATGGCTCGACGGCGTGGCAGGCACAGTATATTAAATTATCGGATCTAAAAAACGTGACGGGCACGGCGTCTGCGTTTCATACAAACATTGGAAGCTGTACCGCAGGTCAAACCATGGTGTGGTCGTCAATCACTGACCAATTCAATTGCCAAGACGTTTCAATTACGAAGTCGCAAATCAGTGACTTTCCAACTTTGGGCTCATTGGCAGGCAAAAGCACCATAGGAACAAGTGACATCAGTGACGGCGCCGTCACGGCAGCGAAACTTGGTACGGATGTGGGTGCTTGGACCACCGACGGAACAGACATTTGGCGAAATACTGGCAATGTCGGTATTGGTGTGAGTTCGCCTTTATCAAAACTGCATATTGAGTCGGCTTCCGCTCCAGTACTCACTTTGGGTAACTCTTCTCTGGTGAGTGAGGGTAGTCCGATCGGCGTACTTAAATTTGCAAACCATGCGGCAAATTGGAACTACTGGGCCGGGATTAGAGCTGTTCGTGGTGCTGCCGAAAATAATATTGGTCTGTACTTTGATGTTCAAAAGGGTGGTGCCGCCGGAGCCGCCCTCGGTCTTAATGCCCTAGCGATTGATTCAAATGGTAATGTCGGTATCGGGACCGCAAATCCAGTTGCTACGTTGGAAGTCTCTGCGCCAATGAATACTGATGCTTTCAAAATTAATTCGGCCTTTACAGTCAGGCCCTTTGATAGCGGAATTTCAGGACTACCGGGTAGTCAGTTCGGAACGCTCGTTACGGGCTCCCCAAGTGGGCACTTTGTTTTTGATTTGGCTGCAAATAATTCAACAGACGGATTTTATATTCGAGTACCCAGTGTGCTTACTACACCGCCATCTGCTGTTGATACGGTGGCTTTTTCAGTTACGGGAAATGGCAATGTCGGTATTGGAACGACCTCACCCTCAAGACCACTCCACGTGAAAGCTGATCAACCATGGGGGCAAGTATTTATCGAAAGCCCAGCCCCCGCCTCAAGCCCATCTTTCAAAGAGGCCAGTATTGGGTTCAATGCTTACGGAACAGGTATCGGTGGTAATGGAATGTGGAATATCGGAGCTGGAATTCCCCAAGGCTCAATAAATCCAGAGGATTTAGGCTTTTACCATGTCGATACCTCTGGGACAGGGATCACCCCGCTTGTCATTAAAAACTCTGGCAATGTCGGAATAGGGACGGTCTCCCCTACGTCACATTTTCATGTTTCGAGCTCTCCAACAGCCATTTCAGCCTCTGGTGAAACGATGGCCTCGGTCGATGCGACTCCCACA
The Bdellovibrio sp. ArHS genome window above contains:
- a CDS encoding tail fiber domain-containing protein; translation: MVQQCRDLSLNILRHIILILVASFVVLAAQAQTHKGISFQGVIKLPDGEYPNKSGLTVDAYILSPNNCILRQEQFSGVSIVNGYINLVVGTGLVGGDDPGLSLKKVMDNSAVIANGPTQPAGLICLNPDGSINGAVTSFNPASGNGARKFRLSLSIDALPVVADFNMRSVAYALNAETLNGRTEDSFVKTSTNITQIGVEAWFASTVIGELLANTYNAPTATTITGTIASNKVTGLATVATSGSYNDLSNKPSIPNIPSQTGHAGKYLTTDGSILSWSTVTSGGSGTITEVVAGTGLSGGGTSGAVTVNLANVGTSGTYTKVTTDAQGRVTAGTTLSAADIPALDAAKITSGTFADSLLAGLSIDKLLNGAGKYLNYKPNNVACGNNEVLKYDTSLNSGGGGWKCAVDDNSGVGSESDPTVQAFAKNAPGSGLIVNGSNQLVIDAGSTANKVVKLDGSARLPAVDGSQLTGLPTPSSFSGSLSGDVSGGQGSTKVDKINGVSVAAAVAADDGKYLKYVHGSTAWQAQYIKLSDLKNVTGTASAFHTNIGSCTAGQTMVWSSITDQFNCQDVSITKSQISDFPTLGSLAGKSTIGTSDISDGAVTAAKLGTDVGAWTTDGTDIWRNTGNVGIGVSSPLSKLHIESASAPVLTLGNSSLVSEGSPIGVLKFANHAANWNYWAGIRAVRGAAENNIGLYFDVQKGGAAGAALGLNALAIDSNGNVGIGTANPVATLEVSAPMNTDAFKINSAFTVRPFDSGISGLPGSQFGTLVTGSPSGHFVFDLAANNSTDGFYIRVPSVLTTPPSAVDTVAFSVTGNGNVGIGTTSPSRPLHVKADQPWGQVFIESPAPASSPSFKEASIGFNAYGTGIGGNGMWNIGAGIPQGSINPEDLGFYHVDTSGTGITPLVIKNSGNVGIGTVSPTSHFHVSSSPTAISASGETMASVDATPTLSSNAQAWMKNLNVGTLVANSETHNYGPIYNLFNSLAYQGSGTYQTLMGVHSIVKQSSSATTATGSGITGVSGSATLASNSDTVVLWGGSFLGVVSESKTGVPTNGFGGIKAEAHHYNSSTISGGVGANASAQNDGAGVLTRASGVSASSLNNSSGSIETAYGVSSNVTNNGAGDITTAYGLSTEVRDYGAGSIGTGYGLFIGPISASTKYSIYVSDSTAPSYFAGKVGIGTASPNYQLELSTDSAAKPGTSTWTIASDERLKDIRAPFNRGVASLLGLNTIYFRYKKDNPLGLPSDKEYVGIRAQDVQKVIPEAVAQDKDGYLHVTNDAVIWTVVNSVKELYFKILKQDEQLASKVGQAEFDALKAENEILKKENVEIKKRLERIERALESK